The genomic interval TCTACAGGATTAATGCAGGTCAGGACAAAAAAACCATCTCGAAAACCTGTGATTACGTTGATAGTGGTATGTTTGAGGGAAAATTTCATGGCATTTATCAGAATTTCTTCAAAAGCAATGCTCATATACTCCGTATTAACCATGAGATTATAACTTTTTTTAGGAGGTTCTATAAAAAACTTACAGTCTTTTTTTTCCTGAGCAATTTTGGATAATTGACTGGCAAGGCTTAGAACGTCATTGGTTACTTCTCCGGAGGTTCTGGGACTTAAAGTAATGGAAGACTGGGAAAAAATGGAAAGGGCATTGGTAATGGAACTTATCTGCTGCCGGCAGAGGTTATTATTGCTTACCAGCAGGTCTAGAATCTCTTTATCTACGAGGTATTTCTCTTCTCCCTCTACTACCATGGGTTTTCGAATCATCTTTATCATGTCAGTCAGGGTCATGGCGGAGCCAAAGCCACTACCCTGTGAAATGGTAGCCTGTAAATTGTTGATGAGGTTTACGGAAATTTCGAGGTTTTCTTTGTTTAATTTCCCCTGTTTGTAATTATCCCAGAGGATATCATTCTGCTTTTCTTTAGTTGAACTTAGTTCCTGAATTTTCTCGAGATGATGAGCCTGGCTATAATTAAGTGCTAAATCGATGGTTTCCAGCAATTTCTGATTATTAAAGGGTTTTACGAGGTAATTGAAAACACCGAGTCTCATAATATCTACGATCTTTTCGGGATGAACAATAGCGGTCAGAACGATAACCATCGCGTCCGGATTTTTTATTTTAAGTTGTTTAATGAATTGTTCACCGGTTAAAATAGGCATCATTAAATCCACTAAATATAAATCAAAATCCTTATGGGAAGACTGGTTTAAGGCATCTTCTCCATTTTCGGCCTGACTTACTAAGTAACCCTGAATTTCCAGGAAATTCGCAAGGGTTTCCCTTATAGATTCTTCATCTTCCGCTATCAGAATTCTTGCTAATTGCTCTTCCATATTTTAAATTTAGCACCTGTTTCAATGTAGAATACGCTTTTGCTATTCAGGAGTCAATTTAAAAAAGCTTCTTGCCTCTTTATATTTCTATGCTCTTTTAGATTTATGAAAACCTTTCTTTTTTTGACTACATATTTTGTTTTTATTTGGAAAATTCCCTGTCTTTGCATAAAGGGAGGGTGCTCGAACGGAAAGGGCTTATTTCGTTATTCTAATGGGGATTATTACGAAGGGGAATGGAAAAATAATAAAGCCAATGGTTTTGGTATCCTGTATTATTCCGGTGGAGAAGAATACTTTGGACAATGGAAGGATGGAAATGCTGAAGGAGTGGGAGTTTTTTATTTTAAGGAGGGAGGAAAATACTCAGGAGAATGGAAAAAAAGTCGGGCACATGGATTCGGTACTCTCTATGATAGATATGAACGGGTTATTTTCTCCGGTCAATGGCAGAATGGAAAAAAACAGAAAAAAAAGATATGAGTCAGGCTTGGTGTCTTATAGGCTGGTAATAAATTATTTGAACTATTGAGGTGCTTGATGAAACGATTAAAGGTTTTTTTTATTCTATTGTTTATACTTACTTCCTTTGCTTATCCCCTGTTAGCCGAAGAAGAAAAAAGCGGAGCCTGTTCGAAAGGAGACTGTCAGAATGGTTACGGGGAAGCTGAAATGTCAGAAGGAGAGATTAAAGCCAATTACAAAGGTTATTTCAAAGACGGAAAGTTTCATGGTAAGGGAGAATTGAAGAAATCAGATGGTTATTTGTATAAAGGAAGTTGGGAAAATAACTTACCTCACGGCCTGGGGAAAGCTCGTTTTTCTACAGGAGAAATGTACTATGGTTATTTCAAAGCCGGTCAGGCAGAAGGAAAGGGGAAGTTTCAAGATAACGAAGGAAATCTCTATATAGGATATTTTAGAAATGGCTTATATAATGGAAAGGGGAAAATGATATATAAGAACGGATATATCTATGAGGGTGAGTGGAAAGACGATAAAAAACACGGAAAAGGAAAGCTGTATAAGGTAGTTTTTGATGGGGAATGGAACGAAGATAAACCGGTAAAGAATTAAAGAATCAGTTTTCTTGACAGGCTTTTGCCGGTTGGAATGCTTGTCGAACTGGAGAAATCTTTAGTATGCGATCAGTAATCCAATATTTTTTGGATAAGGGAATTTTTATCAATTTCTTAACTTTCCTTATCCTTCTCATAGGCTTTTATATAGCCGCCACTATGAATCGGGAAGCATTTCCTAATATTAATTTTGATATAGTAACTGTAACGACTGTTTATCCCGGTGCTTCACCTTCTGAAGTAGAAAAGTTAGTCACCAAACCCATAGAAGAAGGGATAAAAGCGGTAGATGGAATCAAAGAAATCCGTTCGGCTTCTATTGAAAACCGATCCGGGATTGTGATTACCATTGATCCGAATACTACCGATACACAGAAGGTTGTAGATGATATTAAGTCCGCTGTTGATTCGGTAGAAGATATTCCGGATGACGTTAAAAAACCTATTATACAAGAGATTACCTCTGCTCGTTCACCGGTTATTGAAGTAAATGTGGGGGTTAAGCAAAAAGATGGAAAACCCGTTTTAAGCGAAAAGCAACTCAGAGAAAAAGCTTAGGTTCTGGAAGAAATGATTCTGGATATTCCGGAAGTAGGTCGTATTGTAAAAAGGGGTTATCGTAATACAGAAATGCATGTAGATATAAACCCCTTATCTTTGGATTCTCTGTCTTTAAGTCCCGATGTGATTATTTCTGCATTAAAAAATCGTAATATTAACTTCCCCGGCGGAAATATTTCTAATAATGGTATTGAGTCTATTGTCAGAACGGTGGGTGAGTTTGATACTGCTTCTGAAATTGAAGATGTGTTTTTAAGAACGAATGATGCAGGACGTTATATCCGTTTGAAAGATGTTGCAAAGGTAAAGGAAGACTTTGAAGATGCTCTGTATCTGGATAAGGTAAACGGGCTCTCTTCTATAGTCCTTACCGTTTTAAAACGTGAGAAAGGAGATGCCATCAGTCTCGTTGACCAGGTAAAGAAAGTCGTTGAAGAATATCAGAAAACGGTAAAAAATGAAGTAGAAATATCTTATGTAAATGATATGTCCAAGTATATTCGAAGAAGGTTAAAGGTACTTTTATCGAATGGTTTCACCGGTTTTTTTCTCGTCGTTGCGTCTTTGTTCTTTTTCCTGGGCTGGAGAATTTCAGTCATGGTGGCTGTGGGTCTTCCCCTTACGATAGCAATGACGTTTATCGCGATAAGCTATTTGGGTATTACCTTAAACCTGATCTCTATGATGGGTCTTATTATTGTAGTAGGGATGCTGGTTGATGATGCTATCATTATCAGTGAAAATATATATCGCTTAATTGAAGAAGGCATGGAAGTTCGGGAAGCCTGTATACAGGGAACGTATGAAGTAGTGTCTCCGGTTACGGCAACTATTACAACTACTGTAGCGGCTTTTTCTCCACTTCTTTTCATGTCAGGCATATTCGGTAAATTCGTATACTCGATTCCCCTGGTAGTGATTTTAGCTCTTTTTTCCTCCTTATTGGAAGCTTTCTTTGTCCTGCCTTTACACGTCTATGATATTACGAAAAACAAAACCGGTAAGCAACTTACGGAAAAAAAGGGTAAGGTAGAAGACTTCAGAAATAAGATTCGTTCCTTAAAGGAAAAAAATTACTTCTTATATTTGCTGATTTCTATATTATTCTTTCCTATTATGTTTGATGACTTCTTTGTTTTCTTAAAAGACAGTGTTTATAAATCAAGTTTATACTGGTGCTTGAGGCATAAATATAAGACCATTCTTATACTAAATCTTGTCTTTCTTGTTGTTCTGGGTATATTTAGCAAGTTTGGAAAGTTTAAGCTTTTTCCGGGAGCCATTGAAATTTTCCAGGTAAAGTTAGAAGCTAAAACGGGTCTTACCCTCGAAGAAACCGAATGGTTCGCAAGAGCTATTGAGTCAGAAGTTTCTAAGCTTCCCAATACAGAGCTGGAAAACTTTGTAACCCGCATTGGAATTATACAAAAAGATCCAAACGACCCCTTTACAAAACGTGGTAAAAACTTTGCCCAACTGATTGTTTATTTAACTCCGGATAGTTCAAGAGAGAGAAGTACAGAGGATGTCATTAATGCCTTACGTAAAAAGACTTTTTATCTTTTAAATGAAGAATCAAAAAAAGCCTATTTGAATAAGTTTATAGAAGAAGAGAAAAGAATAAAGAAGTTGAAAGAAGAACAGGAAGCCTTATATAGATCCGGGAAGATGTCTTTTCTTTCTTCAATGAGATATAAAGTGGACCAAATGGTTTCAAAGGTAGAGTCAAAGAAAAAGCCATTTACCTATGATCCTACACCGGAGCAATTTAAAAAATTAGAAGGTAAACTTGTTTCTCTGGATTATGAAAAATTACAGGGAGGCCCGCCGGTTGGGAAACCTATAGCCATCGAAGTCCTGGGTGATGATTTTGAGACGATAAAGAAGATTGTAGCTGAATATAAAAACACTATGCAGAAGGTTGATGGAGTGGCTGATATATCAGATGATTTTATATCCGGTAAAGATGAAATCCAACTCAAAATAGATGAAAAGCTTGCTTCTCTGGCCGGTATCTCTATTTTCCAGATTGCTACTGCTGTGAACACGGCGTTTAACGGTACGGTAGCGACTACAATCAAAAGGGCAGATGAAGAAGTGGACGTACGGGTTCGTTTTCCGGAAGAATATCGGAATAGTATAAAATCCTTAGATAAGCTCTATGTCATGAATCGTATCGGGAACTTAATTCCTGTCTCTAAGATGATTAGTTATACGGTTAAGCCGGGTGTTGTTTCAATCAATCACCTCGATGGAAAGCGTTTGATAACAGCTACCGCAAATGTGGATGAGACCAAAACGACTTCGAGGGAAGCCAATGGGAAAATCAAGAAGTTAGCTGCCGGGATTATTCAAAAGTATCCGGGTTATCGGGTTCGATTTGGTGGAGAAAATAAAGATACGGAAGAATCTATGGCCAGCCTCGGACGAGCTTTTCTGGTTGCCTTTATTTTTATTTTTATGATTCTCGCCTCTTTGTTTGGTTCGTTTGTGCAGCCGGTAATTGTTGTGTCTGCTATTCCTTTTGCATTTATAGGCGTTGTTTTAGCTTTTGTACTTCATGACCACTATTTTAGCTTTTTAAGTATGATTGGGATCGTAGGTTTATCCGGGATTGTTGTAAACGACTCCATAGTTCTTGTGGACTTTGCTAACAAACTCCGATCGGAAAATCCGGATGCAACAAACCTCGAAATATGTCTGAAAGCAGGTATTATTCGTTTACGACCCGTTATTTTGACTACGGTTACTACCGTTTTAGGAATATTACCAACTGCTTATGGAATTGGTGGAGAGGATCCTTTTTTAGTTCCTATGGCTCTTGCGATTGGTTGGGGGCTTGCATTTTCCTCGGCTCTGATTCTGATTATTATTCCTGTTTTATACTGTATGACTCATGATTGGAAGGATCGTCTGAAAGGCATAAAAAGGAAAGGATTGGGAGAGTTACCGCAATTAAGCGGGGAAAATACAGAGTCCTTACCTGTAGAGGAAAAACTACTTCCGGAAGCAAGCGCATGAAAGATCAACTGGAAAGTCTTATTTTTCATGCCAGTGCATCGGAAGGTTTACAGGAATTTTTAGAAGAAGAGCTAAAAGAGAATTCCTGTAGAATTTTAGACAAAAACCGGGGCGGATGTTATTTTAAAGCGAAGAGGGACTCTATCATTGAGTTTTCTTTGAAAACCCGGTTTACCTCACGGATCTCGGTTCTTCTGGCTGAATTTGGCGTAAGAACGGAAAGAGATCTGTATGAGTCCATCTATTCTTTTCCCTGGGAAGATTTACTTAGAACAGAGGATACATTTAAGATAGAGGCTGAGTCGGACAGAATACTAAAGAATTCCCGTTATGTTGTTTATAAAGCGAAAGACGCCCTGGTAGATCGATTTCGAGATAAAACCGGAGAAAGACCGAGTATTGAAAGAGAAGAACCCGATTACCTGTTTTTACTTCGGAAAAGGGGAGAAAATGTGGAGCTCTTCTTGTCCTTAAGTGCAAAAAGTTTAAGCCACAGGGGTTACCGACTCTCTTCGGAAGGAGCTCCGATTCGTGAAAATATGGCTCAGGCTTTACTTCGTTTCTCCGGCTGGAAAGAAGGTTCCTTTATGCTGGATCCGATGTGTGGTTCCGGAACTATACTGATTGAAGCAGCTCTCTTGATGAAGACTTCCGGCTATATTAACTATAAACGATTGAGTTCTTCGAAAGCTTTTTTGAAACTGTTTGGCAAGGTTCCAAAGACAGAAAATGCGGCTCCAGAAAAGCCTTTATTTGTAGGCATAGATAAAAATCCGGAAATTATAAAGTTGGCTTTGGAAAATGCAGAGCTGGCAGGTGTATCCGATTGGATAGAATTCCGAGTAGAGGATTTCTTTACTGTTTCTTCTCCCGATACTATAGAAAATTCTTATATACTCAGTAATCCTCCCTATGGATTGAGATTACAGGTAGAAGACATTCAGGGCTTTTATAAGCGTTTTGGTGAAATTCTAAAACAGTATTACAGGACTTATACGGTGGCAATTATTTGTGGAGATAGGAGTCTTCCTGCAAACATGCGTCTAAAAGAAGAAAAAAGCATGAAGCTTCCCATATCCAATCTGAAAGGCAAAATGGTACAGTATATAATATTATGAAAAACAGGGATGTACTTCTTCGTTTTTTTGAATTAACAGGAAATAATACAGATAGTCTTATCTTTTTAAAAAAATACAGAGAAGCAAAACCGGAAAGTTTTGCGATTATCTATATTCCCTCTGAACTTATCAGTGAGTATGCGGGACCTTTGCTTTATGATTTGAAACTTTTGCATCGTCTGGATCTGTATCCTGTGGTTCTTATGGATAAGTCGGCAGTTGAGTATATAAAGCTATTCTATAGTTCCTACTATGATGTAAAACAGGAAAGCAGAGAGACTCATAACTCATTTTTAGAGAGCCTTGATGTAAAGACTACTCTTCAGGATCCTAATATTATCAGTAGGAAAATTGCTGAAAAGAAAATTCCTATCTTAGCCATACAGGAAGGTGATGATCCTTATCCAATCATTCAAAAGTTAGCTGAATTTTTACAGACAGCCAAGCTTCTGTTTTTTTATAAGGAACAGGGTTTTAAAACGCTTAATGGAAATTCTTATATTTCTATTATTAACTTGCACAAAGATTATAATAGGCTTAAAGATGATTTGGATTCAGAAAAAGCCGATATATTAGGAAAAATAAATGCTCTTTTTAACAATCTTCCGCAGAGAGCCCTTAGTTCTGCCATTACTTCGCCAGTAAACCTTTTTAAAGAATTGTTTACCGTCAAGGGTT from Leptospiraceae bacterium carries:
- a CDS encoding response regulator, whose product is MEEQLARILIAEDEESIRETLANFLEIQGYLVSQAENGEDALNQSSHKDFDLYLVDLMMPILTGEQFIKQLKIKNPDAMVIVLTAIVHPEKIVDIMRLGVFNYLVKPFNNQKLLETIDLALNYSQAHHLEKIQELSSTKEKQNDILWDNYKQGKLNKENLEISVNLINNLQATISQGSGFGSAMTLTDMIKMIRKPMVVEGEEKYLVDKEILDLLVSNNNLCRQQISSITNALSIFSQSSITLSPRTSGEVTNDVLSLASQLSKIAQEKKDCKFFIEPPKKSYNLMVNTEYMSIAFEEILINAMKFSLKHTTINVITGFRDGFFVLTCINPVDDKMGTITEEQEKLLLKPFLRLMPPVEDFYEVEKFGMGLGLSVVNQVIKLHNGTFSIGNIKEYISESSKKCVISEVGIPVI
- a CDS encoding N-6 DNA methylase, giving the protein MKDQLESLIFHASASEGLQEFLEEELKENSCRILDKNRGGCYFKAKRDSIIEFSLKTRFTSRISVLLAEFGVRTERDLYESIYSFPWEDLLRTEDTFKIEAESDRILKNSRYVVYKAKDALVDRFRDKTGERPSIEREEPDYLFLLRKRGENVELFLSLSAKSLSHRGYRLSSEGAPIRENMAQALLRFSGWKEGSFMLDPMCGSGTILIEAALLMKTSGYINYKRLSSSKAFLKLFGKVPKTENAAPEKPLFVGIDKNPEIIKLALENAELAGVSDWIEFRVEDFFTVSSPDTIENSYILSNPPYGLRLQVEDIQGFYKRFGEILKQYYRTYTVAIICGDRSLPANMRLKEEKSMKLPISNLKGKMVQYIIL